A stretch of Desulfovibrio desulfuricans DSM 642 DNA encodes these proteins:
- a CDS encoding chemotaxis protein CheW encodes MQGSGQEHEGDLLQLVTFRIGEEEFGVDILSVQEIIRLMQITMVPHAAAFIEGVINLRGKVIPVVNMRTRFSMPALEHDGNTRIVVMEFNQKIVGFLVDGVSEVLRIPASTVEPAPPVVCGIGSEYIRGVGKLEDRLLILLDLDTLLSDMNADAG; translated from the coding sequence CTGCAAGGTTCCGGGCAGGAACATGAGGGCGATCTGCTCCAACTGGTGACGTTCCGCATTGGCGAAGAAGAGTTCGGGGTGGACATCCTTTCCGTTCAGGAAATCATCCGTCTCATGCAGATCACCATGGTACCCCATGCCGCAGCCTTTATTGAAGGCGTCATCAATCTGCGCGGCAAGGTTATTCCGGTCGTCAACATGCGTACGCGCTTCAGCATGCCCGCCCTGGAGCACGATGGCAACACGCGCATTGTTGTAATGGAATTTAACCAGAAGATAGTGGGTTTTCTGGTGGACGGCGTGTCCGAAGTGCTGCGCATTCCCGCCTCCACTGTGGAGCCCGCGCCACCGGTGGTTTGCGGTATCGGCTCCGAGTATATCCGGGGCGTGGGCAAGCTTGAAGACCGCCTGCTCATTCTGCTTGACCTCGACACGTTATTGAGCGACATGAACGCCGATGCGGGTTAG
- a CDS encoding glycosyltransferase family 8 protein, with product MKTVFCLDDKIKYLTLLKVAVRSLRAVQGKDAPCLCVYAGNDAALLAELAAENIPVARYTPRLDPSGFTPLGQACAGCFLKLELALVPELAQDDRVLYCDTDVLFYRPLDELFAQHPPYVGMAREYTAPFYHQHQQLFYEYRGERYTVPMPFPIWTYSSGVALFNLERLRKRDLIGHFMAFCRENESRIGNLDQSLVNYFFGKRITRLDDCWNSPPYREECRDEARIVHFHGPKPWAYKRTNLPDLCINHYDYMRGIWMEYLNPQERTLVESWA from the coding sequence GTGAAGACCGTTTTTTGCCTTGACGACAAGATCAAGTACCTGACCCTGCTCAAGGTGGCGGTGCGGTCGTTGCGCGCAGTTCAGGGCAAGGACGCCCCCTGCCTCTGCGTCTACGCCGGAAATGATGCGGCCTTGCTGGCAGAACTTGCTGCGGAAAATATCCCTGTTGCGCGCTATACGCCGCGCCTTGACCCAAGCGGTTTCACGCCTCTGGGACAGGCCTGCGCCGGATGCTTTCTCAAGCTTGAGCTGGCCCTTGTGCCCGAGCTTGCCCAGGACGACCGTGTGCTTTACTGCGATACGGATGTGCTTTTTTATCGTCCTCTGGACGAACTTTTTGCACAACATCCGCCCTACGTGGGTATGGCAAGGGAATACACAGCTCCATTTTATCACCAGCACCAGCAGCTTTTTTATGAATACAGGGGCGAACGGTATACCGTCCCCATGCCTTTTCCCATCTGGACATATTCCAGCGGAGTGGCGCTGTTCAATCTTGAGCGGCTGCGCAAGCGCGACCTGATAGGACACTTCATGGCTTTTTGCCGGGAAAACGAATCGCGTATCGGCAACCTTGATCAGTCGCTGGTGAATTATTTTTTTGGCAAGCGCATTACGCGGCTGGATGATTGCTGGAACAGCCCCCCCTATAGAGAGGAATGCAGGGATGAAGCGCGGATAGTGCATTTTCACGGCCCCAAGCCATGGGCATATAAACGAACCAACCTGCCTGACCTGTGCATCAATCACTATGACTACATGCGGGGAATCTGGATGGAATACCTGAATCCCCAGGAACGCACACTGGTGGAAAGCTGGGCGTAA
- a CDS encoding response regulator, with product MSIRTIIKTSNLAQLLLLLLLGLCLVSLGRGLNEGRRVIENYYRLDSLLVDVETNTRQSYEEAHAFIFTGNPERYAKWQMLNQDRVHETQDAAGHEGTFEHIARNLNVTGSLQGQVQTLLAQRRHLDSLLDTAVNMAVGNSGPPLWDRDGLDLKGAQSWVDRVNLDSEAQQVLFSAQALREVQYRSFLEQVSKQESPLIQMVWAMFFALLALGASAVANIYIFQKRVAKPLGEVSQYAEDVAAGEDPEPLKLKYRDELAVMFASLQRMKGTLFSRIRELKEAERRARKSKQQAVLARAQALSSLELAQRASHVQEDFLRRMSHEIRTPLNAIIGMSYLSLQAGLSGVQRDYLSQINKSGSLLLDMVNRILDFSSANEGLLRRENRAFQLPRLLELLRQSVAGSALEKQLELMFTLDPAVPVVVEGDERHLEEVLRILLDNAVKYTRTGSVECSVQLAHGGLEDGGCRLLFVVADSGPGMDAVLKDKLFEPFALGDESLTRSNSGLGLGLALARQLVNLMGGELSVASAPGKGSRFFFELGFGWVQQGEAITETTSAQEEAAAVVDSALGVATTSHRTVLVVEDNDINAQIASELLTQAGLDVRVASNGLAAVEEVRGGGIDLVLMDVQMPVMDGLQATMRIRALGFSPAGLPILAMTAHADAASRLEGKNVGMNDYLTKPVDPAALYAALQTWLPGGLQSNPLAADVGPDVISAAADGENRVQEGEERLSLDVMRDPAQASSVPEGQAVNVEAGLATVGGNRELYRELLLRFVDHYGESARELRGLLACGDLRGAARLAHTVKGVAANLGVERVCRLTRHMENSLPLIPPSEELMDEFEACMNEVLLRVRCLEGDGSMATAGTMHLEGEHRDNLLALLAELPELTETDWGNAESALERFMPLVNGTPYAEDLTAILASVKDFDNAALQGQAAALQRRLRGESL from the coding sequence ATGAGCATCAGAACCATCATCAAAACTTCCAACCTCGCGCAGTTGCTGCTTCTTCTTCTGCTTGGGCTTTGCCTGGTCTCTCTGGGGCGTGGCCTGAATGAGGGCCGGAGGGTAATCGAAAACTATTACAGGCTTGATTCCCTCCTGGTGGATGTGGAAACCAATACCCGCCAGAGTTACGAAGAAGCCCACGCCTTTATTTTTACGGGCAATCCAGAGCGTTATGCCAAGTGGCAGATGCTGAATCAGGATCGCGTCCACGAGACGCAGGACGCCGCCGGGCACGAGGGAACCTTTGAGCATATTGCCCGCAATCTCAATGTGACGGGAAGTCTGCAAGGGCAGGTTCAGACGCTTCTTGCCCAGCGCAGGCACCTCGACAGTCTGCTTGATACCGCCGTGAACATGGCTGTGGGCAATAGCGGGCCGCCCCTGTGGGACAGGGACGGGCTTGATCTGAAAGGCGCGCAGAGCTGGGTGGACAGGGTCAATCTGGACAGTGAAGCGCAGCAGGTTCTTTTCAGCGCGCAGGCTCTGCGCGAAGTGCAGTACCGCAGCTTTCTGGAGCAGGTGAGCAAGCAGGAGTCTCCGCTTATCCAGATGGTCTGGGCCATGTTTTTTGCCTTGCTGGCCCTGGGGGCCAGCGCGGTTGCCAATATCTATATTTTCCAGAAGAGGGTCGCCAAGCCGCTGGGCGAGGTCAGCCAGTATGCGGAAGACGTGGCGGCGGGCGAGGATCCCGAACCCTTGAAGCTCAAGTACCGGGATGAACTGGCCGTCATGTTCGCCTCCCTGCAACGCATGAAGGGAACGCTGTTCTCCCGTATCCGCGAACTGAAAGAAGCCGAAAGGCGTGCTCGCAAAAGCAAGCAGCAGGCCGTGCTTGCCCGTGCACAGGCCTTGTCGTCACTGGAACTCGCCCAAAGGGCCTCACACGTGCAGGAAGATTTTTTACGCCGTATGAGCCACGAAATCCGCACGCCCCTCAATGCCATCATCGGCATGAGCTATCTAAGCCTGCAAGCGGGCCTCAGTGGCGTGCAGCGCGATTATCTATCCCAGATCAACAAGTCGGGCAGCCTGCTGCTGGACATGGTCAACAGGATTCTTGATTTTTCAAGTGCAAACGAGGGCTTGCTGCGCCGGGAAAACCGGGCATTTCAGTTGCCCCGCCTGCTGGAGCTGTTGCGGCAAAGCGTGGCGGGCAGCGCCCTTGAAAAACAGTTGGAGCTAATGTTTACACTTGATCCGGCTGTGCCGGTGGTTGTGGAAGGTGACGAACGGCATCTGGAAGAAGTGTTGCGCATCCTGCTGGACAATGCGGTCAAGTATACCCGCACTGGCTCCGTAGAATGCAGTGTGCAGCTTGCCCACGGCGGTCTGGAAGATGGCGGATGCCGTCTGCTCTTTGTGGTGGCCGACAGCGGCCCCGGCATGGATGCTGTTCTTAAGGACAAGCTTTTTGAGCCCTTTGCTCTGGGCGATGAGTCGCTGACGCGATCAAACAGCGGCCTTGGCCTTGGGCTTGCGCTGGCCCGGCAACTGGTCAACCTCATGGGCGGCGAGCTTTCTGTGGCAAGCGCACCCGGCAAGGGGAGCCGCTTTTTCTTTGAATTGGGCTTCGGCTGGGTCCAACAGGGCGAAGCCATTACGGAAACAACCTCTGCGCAGGAAGAAGCCGCCGCCGTTGTGGACAGTGCCCTTGGCGTTGCGACCACGTCGCACCGTACGGTGCTTGTGGTGGAAGATAATGATATCAACGCCCAGATCGCCAGCGAGCTGCTGACCCAGGCCGGGCTTGACGTGCGTGTGGCCTCCAACGGTCTTGCGGCTGTTGAAGAAGTGCGCGGCGGCGGCATTGACCTTGTGCTCATGGATGTGCAGATGCCCGTAATGGACGGCCTTCAAGCCACCATGCGAATCCGCGCGCTGGGTTTTTCACCTGCGGGCCTGCCCATTCTTGCCATGACTGCCCATGCCGATGCCGCTTCCCGTCTGGAAGGCAAGAACGTGGGCATGAACGACTATCTCACCAAGCCGGTTGATCCTGCCGCCCTGTATGCCGCTCTTCAAACGTGGCTTCCGGGCGGATTGCAGTCCAATCCGCTGGCCGCGGATGTTGGCCCGGATGTTATTTCTGCCGCAGCAGACGGGGAAAACCGTGTTCAGGAGGGCGAGGAACGGCTTTCGCTGGACGTTATGCGCGATCCTGCCCAAGCCTCTTCAGTGCCGGAGGGGCAGGCGGTCAATGTGGAGGCTGGCCTTGCAACCGTAGGCGGCAACCGCGAATTGTACCGTGAACTGCTGCTGCGTTTTGTGGATCACTACGGCGAAAGCGCCAGAGAGCTGCGCGGGCTGCTTGCCTGCGGCGATCTGCGTGGCGCGGCCCGTCTGGCGCATACAGTTAAGGGCGTTGCCGCCAACCTTGGTGTGGAGCGGGTATGCCGCCTTACGCGGCACATGGAAAACTCTTTGCCCCTTATTCCGCCGAGCGAAGAACTGATGGACGAGTTTGAAGCGTGCATGAACGAGGTGCTGCTGCGTGTGCGCTGTCTTGAAGGCGATGGGAGCATGGCCACAGCTGGCACCATGCACCTGGAAGGGGAGCACCGGGACAACCTGCTGGCTCTGCTTGCCGAACTGCCCGAACTGACGGAAACGGACTGGGGCAATGCGGAAAGCGCCCTTGAACGGTTTATGCCTCTTGTGAACGGCACCCCTTATGCAGAAGATCTGACCGCCATTCTTGCCTCGGTAAAAGACTTTGACAATGCGGCACTCCAGGGTCAGGCGGCAGCCCTGCAACGGCGTTTGCGCGGAGAAAGCCTGTGA
- a CDS encoding DMT family transporter, with amino-acid sequence MSPTARNLLPHAALLTAMAFWGSTFVVLRIALTALTPLQTMAGRMLVACIVFLPLWPRLWRELKEHGNLGTLTLMALCEPCLFFLFETHALRLTTASQAGMITSLLPLLVAAAAFVALREHAGLRMWLGFLLAVCGVTWLTLAAVPDEKAANPLMGNILEGIAMCCAAGYTVLARHLSTVYSALCITAVQAFVGMIFFCLLALVVPESDTLISLGRDFPAWVPWACVFYLGGIVTFAGYGLYNFGVKRLSAGRAAAYTNLIPVFALLFGVALLGEKLPPAQYGGALLIVLGVLLSQWRGISRNALAQKPTV; translated from the coding sequence ATGTCCCCCACCGCCCGGAATTTATTGCCTCACGCGGCCTTGCTGACAGCCATGGCCTTTTGGGGCTCCACCTTTGTCGTGCTGCGCATCGCCCTGACAGCCCTGACCCCCCTGCAAACCATGGCCGGGCGCATGCTTGTGGCCTGCATTGTTTTTTTGCCCCTGTGGCCGCGCCTCTGGCGCGAACTCAAGGAACACGGCAATCTGGGAACGCTGACGCTCATGGCCCTGTGCGAACCCTGCCTCTTTTTTCTGTTTGAAACCCATGCGCTGCGCCTGACCACGGCTTCGCAGGCGGGCATGATAACATCCCTGCTGCCGCTTCTGGTGGCGGCAGCAGCCTTTGTCGCCCTGCGCGAACACGCGGGCCTGCGTATGTGGCTGGGTTTTTTGCTGGCTGTTTGCGGCGTCACGTGGCTCACCCTTGCCGCGGTTCCGGACGAAAAAGCAGCCAATCCCCTGATGGGCAACATTCTTGAGGGTATCGCCATGTGCTGCGCCGCCGGATATACCGTGCTGGCCCGCCACCTTTCAACAGTGTACAGCGCCCTGTGCATCACCGCTGTTCAGGCCTTTGTGGGCATGATCTTTTTTTGTCTGCTGGCTCTTGTGGTGCCGGAATCAGATACGCTCATCAGCCTTGGCAGGGATTTTCCAGCCTGGGTTCCATGGGCCTGCGTGTTCTATCTGGGCGGCATTGTGACCTTTGCAGGATACGGCCTGTACAATTTTGGCGTTAAGCGCCTTTCTGCTGGTCGCGCCGCCGCCTACACCAATCTCATACCTGTTTTTGCCCTGCTCTTCGGCGTCGCCCTGCTGGGCGAGAAGCTCCCCCCAGCGCAATATGGCGGGGCCTTGCTTATCGTGCTTGGCGTACTGCTGAGCCAATGGCGGGGAATAAGCCGCAACGCCCTGGCCCAAAAACCGACAGTATGA
- a CDS encoding cobyric acid synthase, which produces MAARSVHTAQSGTGRSLPPALMIQGTCSNAGKSLITAAVCRLLARRGLRVAPFKAQNMALNSFVTSDGKEMGRAQVLQAAACGLAPDVRMNPVLLKPTSNVGSQVIVLGEAVGHMRVGEYLAYKPEAWNTVRRAYRSLAADMDVMVLEGAGSPAEINLKAHDIVNMRMARYAGAYVALVADIDRGGAFAALAGTMALLTRAERGRIGGFILNKFRGDASLLDPALAMLQKRTGKPFWGVVPMLENLRLPEEDSVSFKEGLTPGLRMGQNSGGPGLLDIVVPDLPHLSNATDLDALRDEPGVQVRIVRHADQWGAPHVVILPGSRNTVGDLRFLRSTGLAGLVQEFARQCLERGTGALVGICGGLQMLGAEIADPLLIEEGGCEPGLGLLPLSTRLLAAKRLCRTAGWADACVTGAERQTVTGYEIHHGETSSLHGGLPDIAGEPATGDAASAVMRVVMTDSGGSALGWGRCDARGYARVWGSYLHGLFDEDSFRHAFLRRLRREAGLPPAQETAYSLGPELDRLADAVEAALDMPAILNLLQQA; this is translated from the coding sequence ATGGCGGCCAGATCGGTTCATACGGCGCAATCGGGGACGGGGCGCTCTTTGCCTCCGGCTCTCATGATTCAGGGGACATGCTCAAACGCGGGCAAAAGCCTGATTACGGCGGCCGTATGCCGTCTGCTGGCCCGCAGGGGGCTGCGTGTTGCACCTTTCAAGGCGCAGAACATGGCGCTCAATTCCTTTGTAACCAGCGACGGCAAGGAAATGGGCCGCGCTCAGGTCTTGCAGGCCGCCGCCTGCGGCCTCGCGCCAGACGTGCGCATGAACCCCGTGCTGCTCAAGCCCACGTCCAACGTGGGTTCTCAGGTTATTGTACTGGGCGAAGCCGTGGGCCACATGCGCGTGGGCGAGTATCTCGCCTATAAGCCGGAAGCTTGGAATACCGTGCGCCGCGCCTACCGGAGTCTGGCCGCAGATATGGACGTGATGGTGCTTGAAGGGGCGGGCAGCCCGGCCGAGATCAACCTCAAGGCCCACGACATTGTAAATATGCGCATGGCCCGTTATGCCGGGGCGTATGTGGCCCTGGTGGCGGATATCGACCGCGGCGGGGCCTTTGCGGCCCTGGCGGGCACCATGGCTCTGCTCACCCGCGCCGAAAGGGGGCGGATAGGGGGCTTTATTCTCAACAAGTTCCGGGGCGACGCCAGCCTGCTGGATCCCGCCCTGGCCATGCTCCAGAAACGCACGGGCAAACCCTTTTGGGGGGTTGTGCCCATGCTGGAAAACCTGCGCCTGCCCGAAGAGGACTCCGTAAGTTTCAAGGAAGGTCTGACCCCTGGCCTGCGCATGGGGCAAAATTCTGGCGGGCCAGGCTTGCTGGATATTGTGGTGCCCGATCTGCCGCATTTGAGTAATGCCACGGATCTTGACGCCCTGCGGGACGAACCGGGGGTGCAGGTGCGCATTGTGCGCCATGCGGATCAGTGGGGCGCACCGCATGTGGTCATTTTGCCGGGCAGCCGCAATACCGTGGGTGATCTGCGCTTTTTGCGGAGCACCGGACTGGCCGGGCTGGTTCAGGAATTTGCCCGTCAGTGCCTGGAGCGCGGCACTGGCGCACTGGTGGGCATCTGTGGGGGATTGCAGATGCTTGGAGCCGAAATAGCCGACCCTCTGCTGATTGAAGAAGGCGGATGCGAGCCGGGGCTTGGCCTGCTGCCTCTCAGTACAAGGCTGCTGGCTGCCAAACGCCTGTGTCGCACCGCCGGATGGGCGGATGCCTGTGTGACCGGGGCAGAACGCCAGACCGTGACAGGCTATGAAATCCATCACGGCGAGACCTCCTCCCTGCACGGAGGATTGCCGGATATAGCTGGCGAACCAGCCACGGGCGATGCCGCGTCTGCCGTCATGCGGGTTGTGATGACCGACTCCGGGGGGAGCGCCCTGGGCTGGGGCCGGTGCGATGCGCGGGGTTACGCCCGCGTGTGGGGCAGTTATCTGCACGGCCTTTTTGACGAGGATTCCTTTCGCCATGCATTTTTGCGCCGCCTGCGGCGTGAGGCTGGTTTGCCGCCAGCGCAGGAGACAGCCTACAGTCTCGGCCCTGAGCTGGACAGGCTGGCCGATGCTGTGGAAGCAGCGCTGGACATGCCAGCCATACTCAACTTGCTGCAACAGGCTTGA
- a CDS encoding AsmA family protein, with translation MKRVFLWILGGATVLAVAAAVLLSRVDAGFVVRQIADATAKATGQPLTFDSPPGISFFPPGVNFGQAHWGSASDGQGVVISVKSGMAQLELSPLLTGNVVVREVRLNSPVLEVREGKAVAAAKPDAEKPAVETKPAAATPPALPIELKRLVLRQGVATYTTANGKTLRVDDVNFSVENLRTGQEAVVQCDFAFIFGDNTAEPAAPAAKSGANNISGTLAFSSRLRYAPPQLLFRQTALTVTPLTGALPKEAGPLQFTCEGSLRLSDLHLQLSKALLNTPQARVSASGEGGLAPLAFNGALEMEGSPHKLAALAGHKLATPPAKDDLRFRTMVRYTANALNLSQMLLQLDDLSLRGGLRLDLPENAPMLVTADVQTGMLNLDPYLPQAEPGKNATETKPAGHDGASASGKRAKPDAEAARRMPGLDIRAKVAGITKGGLQVKDIALAIKGEKGRYALTSLTASLGSGGLIKSTGNMDMATETCALKAQAADVELGPLLVALGKGRQADGQASLDADMTMRCADANDIRQTLGGRGQLEIRRLHVPAMAELSKSIPSLTGKGGPLPDRFDLARAPFTARDGEINASPITVTSATLNAAGKARISLPKQYLEAALDIKTMGLTIPVTAKGPLSDISYGVDPRFALDMAKNLPGTLLKTGKEAGSTTKDAAKGAEGLVRGILGR, from the coding sequence ATGAAGCGTGTATTTTTATGGATTCTGGGTGGCGCCACGGTTCTGGCAGTGGCGGCGGCTGTCCTGCTCAGCAGGGTTGACGCTGGCTTTGTGGTGCGGCAGATAGCTGATGCCACGGCCAAAGCCACTGGGCAGCCTTTAACGTTTGACAGCCCGCCCGGAATTTCCTTTTTCCCCCCCGGCGTCAATTTTGGACAGGCGCACTGGGGCAGCGCCAGCGATGGGCAGGGCGTGGTCATCTCCGTCAAAAGCGGCATGGCCCAACTGGAGCTGAGCCCCCTGCTTACGGGCAATGTTGTCGTGCGTGAAGTACGGCTGAACAGCCCCGTGCTTGAAGTCCGCGAAGGCAAGGCCGTTGCCGCTGCCAAACCGGACGCGGAAAAACCCGCCGTTGAAACCAAACCTGCCGCTGCGACCCCGCCAGCCCTTCCCATTGAGCTGAAACGCCTTGTACTGCGTCAAGGTGTTGCGACCTACACAACCGCAAATGGCAAAACACTGCGCGTTGATGATGTAAACTTTTCTGTAGAAAATCTGCGCACCGGGCAAGAAGCCGTGGTGCAGTGCGACTTTGCCTTTATTTTTGGCGACAACACCGCCGAGCCTGCTGCCCCCGCCGCCAAATCTGGCGCAAACAACATCTCGGGCACGCTGGCATTTTCTTCCCGCCTGCGCTACGCCCCGCCTCAGCTGCTTTTCCGGCAGACTGCGCTGACTGTCACACCGCTCACCGGAGCGCTGCCCAAGGAAGCCGGGCCGTTGCAGTTCACCTGTGAAGGGTCGTTGCGGCTGAGCGATCTGCACCTCCAGTTGAGCAAGGCCTTGCTCAATACGCCCCAGGCGCGGGTGAGCGCATCCGGCGAAGGCGGGCTGGCTCCTCTGGCGTTCAACGGCGCTCTTGAGATGGAAGGCTCGCCCCACAAACTTGCCGCGCTGGCAGGCCACAAACTGGCGACTCCCCCAGCCAAGGACGATCTGCGTTTCAGAACAATGGTGCGCTATACCGCCAATGCCCTGAATCTCAGCCAGATGCTTCTGCAACTTGACGATCTTTCCTTGCGCGGCGGTCTGCGCCTTGACCTGCCCGAAAACGCCCCCATGCTTGTGACTGCTGACGTGCAGACCGGTATGCTCAATCTTGATCCTTATTTGCCCCAGGCAGAACCCGGCAAAAATGCGACGGAAACCAAGCCTGCGGGGCACGACGGAGCATCGGCCAGCGGCAAGCGAGCCAAGCCGGATGCGGAAGCGGCACGGCGCATGCCGGGGCTGGACATCCGCGCCAAGGTGGCTGGCATTACCAAGGGCGGATTGCAGGTAAAAGACATTGCGCTGGCCATCAAGGGAGAAAAAGGACGCTACGCCCTGACCTCCTTAACCGCCAGCCTTGGCAGCGGCGGGCTTATCAAGTCCACCGGCAACATGGATATGGCGACTGAAACTTGCGCTCTCAAGGCGCAAGCCGCCGATGTGGAGCTTGGCCCGCTGCTGGTTGCCCTTGGGAAGGGCAGGCAGGCCGACGGGCAGGCCTCGCTGGATGCGGATATGACCATGAGGTGCGCGGACGCCAACGATATTCGCCAGACTCTTGGCGGACGCGGGCAGCTTGAGATACGCCGCCTGCATGTTCCGGCCATGGCAGAGCTTTCCAAGAGCATCCCTTCGCTCACCGGCAAGGGCGGGCCGCTGCCCGACCGCTTTGATCTGGCCCGTGCGCCCTTTACCGCCCGCGATGGCGAAATCAACGCAAGCCCCATCACCGTTACTTCCGCCACTCTCAACGCTGCGGGCAAGGCGCGCATCAGTCTGCCCAAACAGTATCTGGAGGCGGCCCTGGACATCAAAACCATGGGGCTGACGATTCCTGTGACGGCCAAGGGGCCTTTGAGTGACATTTCGTACGGTGTTGACCCGCGTTTTGCCCTTGATATGGCAAAAAATCTGCCGGGCACATTGCTGAAAACGGGCAAGGAAGCCGGAAGCACCACCAAGGACGCGGCAAAGGGCGCCGAAGGGCTGGTTCGCGGCATTCTGGGCCGCTAA
- the motA gene encoding flagellar motor stator protein MotA: MYLLIGLVIVAASVGTGYTMAHGDWGVLFQPAEFIIILGCGLGAFFGSQTKYTFGLVVKSLKHLFADPGSSKNHYLETLALLYALFSKMHREGVISIESDVEKPESSPIFSKYPNISKDAVLVNFVGDTLRVYLTTGDPADIDSLMDVDIETMREEGILPAHAVSHMAESLPGMGIVACVLGVVLAMGKINEPPEVLGHYIAAALVGTFFGILACYGLFGPMGAKLENYVAEEHFYFNAIKEAVAAAIRGSTPLIAVEYGRRAIPYPFRPSFAEMEERLKSG; this comes from the coding sequence ATGTACTTACTTATAGGACTGGTCATTGTTGCGGCTTCAGTCGGCACGGGCTACACCATGGCTCACGGCGACTGGGGCGTTCTTTTTCAGCCCGCCGAGTTCATCATTATTTTGGGTTGCGGCCTTGGGGCTTTTTTTGGTTCGCAGACCAAGTACACCTTTGGCTTGGTTGTCAAAAGCCTCAAACACCTGTTTGCCGACCCAGGTTCCAGCAAAAATCATTACCTTGAGACCCTCGCCCTGCTGTATGCGCTCTTTTCCAAAATGCACCGCGAGGGCGTAATCAGTATTGAAAGCGACGTTGAAAAACCCGAATCCAGCCCAATTTTCAGCAAATATCCCAATATTTCCAAAGATGCCGTGCTGGTGAACTTTGTGGGCGACACGCTGCGCGTGTACCTGACCACCGGCGACCCCGCAGATATCGACAGCCTCATGGATGTGGATATCGAGACCATGCGCGAAGAAGGTATTTTGCCCGCCCACGCCGTGTCGCACATGGCCGAATCGCTGCCGGGCATGGGTATTGTGGCCTGCGTGCTGGGCGTGGTTTTGGCCATGGGCAAAATCAACGAACCGCCGGAAGTTCTTGGCCACTACATCGCAGCAGCACTTGTCGGCACGTTTTTTGGTATTCTTGCCTGCTACGGCCTCTTTGGCCCCATGGGCGCAAAGCTTGAAAACTACGTGGCCGAAGAACATTTTTATTTTAACGCCATCAAGGAAGCCGTGGCTGCCGCCATTCGCGGATCAACTCCGCTGATCGCCGTGGAATATGGGCGCAGGGCCATACCTTACCCCTTCCGTCCCTCGTTTGCCGAAATGGAAGAGCGGCTCAAGAGCGGCTAA
- a CDS encoding OmpA/MotB family protein, giving the protein MGGGAWKVAYADFVTAMMAFFLLLWILSMVPPDTKAGLAAYFSGERNFDSSSTSPISNNPFIQNTDKIDARDLKINEVEKSHYAIAQKIKQMLMADAVPQNSSGISADDVGVQLRVNSDVMFRPGSVDLLPEGTKVLEAVLKLMNEYNLYLVVRGHADSTEARPPYASAWELSGARASAMVHFLAEKGIKPTRMRAVSYGDTRPLKPGIDEQSRAMNRRGEFFFHRPEVMSYSVVY; this is encoded by the coding sequence ATGGGCGGCGGCGCATGGAAAGTGGCGTATGCCGACTTTGTTACGGCCATGATGGCCTTCTTCCTTCTGTTGTGGATCCTCAGCATGGTGCCGCCCGACACCAAGGCGGGTCTCGCCGCGTACTTCAGCGGCGAGCGCAATTTCGACTCCAGCTCCACATCTCCCATATCAAACAATCCGTTCATCCAGAACACGGATAAAATTGATGCGCGCGACCTCAAAATCAACGAGGTTGAAAAGTCGCACTACGCCATTGCGCAAAAAATCAAGCAGATGCTCATGGCAGATGCCGTGCCGCAAAATTCCTCGGGCATCAGCGCGGATGACGTGGGCGTGCAGTTGCGCGTCAATTCGGACGTCATGTTCCGGCCCGGCAGCGTTGACCTGCTGCCCGAAGGCACCAAGGTGCTGGAAGCGGTGCTGAAACTCATGAACGAGTACAATCTTTACCTTGTGGTGCGCGGGCACGCTGACTCCACCGAGGCCAGACCGCCATATGCCTCCGCGTGGGAGCTTTCCGGAGCGCGCGCATCGGCCATGGTGCATTTTCTTGCCGAAAAGGGCATCAAGCCCACGCGCATGCGCGCTGTGAGTTACGGCGATACGCGCCCCCTCAAGCCGGGCATTGACGAACAGAGCCGCGCCATGAACCGGCGGGGGGAATTTTTCTTCCATCGCCCAGAGGTCATGTCGTACAGCGTTGTGTACTAA